Within the Dehalococcoidia bacterium genome, the region GGGCAAAATCGCCGCTCCCGTCACCCAAAGTTGGAGGGAACTGGTATCGTATTTCTCCAGATCAGGAAGCTGTAGCAGGAAGAAGGCCATTGCTGGTATCAGGAGAATGGCATTGATCTTTTCCTTCTCGATGGTCTGCATGATATATTCAGGGTTGAAAACCTCCACCGGCAATACCATGGTGGCACCCAGGAAAAAACTGATCTGGCAGAAAGCGAAGGCCGCCAGATGGAATACGGGAGGAGCAGCAAAAGCAGTGGCGTTGGTAATATCGGGCATTCCCGGTTCAGAGGCCACGAACATGCTTTCCAGCATGCACATCACTACTTCATTCTTGTGGGTTAATACAGCACCCTTGGGCCTACCGGTTGTTCCAGCGGTATACATGATGAATACAGGGTCATCTTCTTCGACCAGAATGAGCGGCTCATCGTCGGTATACTTTGCAATCCAGGTTTCGTAGTGCAGCATGCCCTCCACCGGCTTATCAGTGATGGAAACATAGTTCTTCACCTTGGGCAGGTCCTTTTGTATGCCACTTACCATTTCCGTAAAAGCCTCCCCCATGATGAAGGCCTCGGCCTCAGAGTGATTTAAAATGTATTTTAGCTCTTCTCCATGGAGTCGGAAGTTGAGGGGGACAGCCACCCCACCGATCTTCGCTAGTGCAAAGTAGGCCTCCATAAACTGGTTGCAGTTGAAGGCCAGTATGGCTACCTTGGACCCCTTATTTATTCCAAGATCCAGCAGGGCGTGGGCCAGCCGGTTCACGCGAGCATTAAACTGCCTGTAGGTCAGGCGCACTTTTCCATATATCAGCGCCTCCTTGTCGGGGAACTTGCGCGCGTCACGGGCAATCATTTCCCCCAGAAGAAGCCTTCTTCCCAGGGTTTCCTCTATTGCCTGTTTGTCTTTCATGGTTATCCTCCAATATTCTCACAAGGCCATATTGGAATACTAAATGCTAACTACCCACGTCAATTTATTTTGACACCGATATTTTACCTGCCGGGGATGGAATTTATTATCCCGCAACGGGGACACCTGATGCTCTTTCCCTTAAAATCGGGCGGAACCCTGAATTTCGCCCCACAGTTACAGGCAAGAGCGGTGTACTGGTTGAGATTCTCCAACAGGTCAGAGACCTCCCTCGTCCGCTCCAGCCTTTCTACCTTTTCTGGCCTCTTTTCCTCAACCGGCGCCCCCCGGGCCTCCACCAGACCGGCGGCTCCTGCCAGCGTAGCGCTGGGGATAATCCCCCCTCCCCCCTTATGAACCTCACGGAATACCCGGTCATAATCAGCAAACGAGGCGCCACCCCCCATGCTTCTCAGCACCCTGATCCTCTCAGAGGTGGGCGGGTGGGTGCTGGTAAGGTCACTGGCCTTAACCCCCGGCTTGTGCAGCGGGTTGATGATATACATTGGGGCGGTTACCCGGTTTGCCGAAGATAGCTTCTTGGTAGATGAGGATATCTTTTCCAGCGCTGAAGCCAGCCCCTCAGGGTATCTGGTATAAAGTGCTGATGATGCATCGGCCAGGTACTCTCGCCTCCGCGACATGGCGAAGTAGAGCAGCCTGGCAATTATTGGGGCGAGGATGATGAGCGCTATCCCCACCACAAGGATGATTATCTGCGCCTGTCCTCCGCCACCGGAGGAGGAGCTCCTACGCCCGCCGCCTGCCCCTCCAAGTATCAGGTATATTAGCGCCAAGTCGGCAAGCAATACTATAGCGCCCATCGTGATGCCGCTAATTACCATGAGAAGGACATCACGGTTCACGATGTGCCCTATCTCGTGCGCGATCACGCCCTGGAGCTCATCGCGGTTGAGCCTCTGTAACAGCCCCGAGGTAACGGCTATGGCGGCCTTATTGGGGTCTCTTCCTGTAGCAAAGGCATTGGGGGCAGGATCATCGATGATATATATATCAGGCATCTTGGGAAGCCCTGATGCTATCTTCATCTCCTCCACTATATTAAACAGCTGGGGGTGATCTTTGCGTTCCAGCTTCTTTGCCTTGGAAACGGAGAGGAATACCTGGTCTCCCTGGAAAAAGGCGATGAGGTTCATTATCAGCCA harbors:
- a CDS encoding long-chain fatty acid--CoA ligase, whose product is MKDKQAIEETLGRRLLLGEMIARDARKFPDKEALIYGKVRLTYRQFNARVNRLAHALLDLGINKGSKVAILAFNCNQFMEAYFALAKIGGVAVPLNFRLHGEELKYILNHSEAEAFIMGEAFTEMVSGIQKDLPKVKNYVSITDKPVEGMLHYETWIAKYTDDEPLILVEEDDPVFIMYTAGTTGRPKGAVLTHKNEVVMCMLESMFVASEPGMPDITNATAFAAPPVFHLAAFAFCQISFFLGATMVLPVEVFNPEYIMQTIEKEKINAILLIPAMAFFLLQLPDLEKYDTSSLQLWVTGAAILPTETRKQIIKHFPNVKIFDMFGQTEMSPVVSGLVPSEYEGRETSVGRALPFIEIRVVDDKDNDVPVGEIGEAIYRGPTVMKEYYKDPEVTAEAMRGGWFHSTDLVRQDEEGFFYIVDRKKDMIVSGGENIYPAEIEEVLFSHPKILECAVIGVHDEEWGESVKAIVVCKQGESMTGEEVVEYCKQHLASYKKPKSVDFMDALPRNPAGKVLKTVLRDKYGKSVKY
- a CDS encoding M48 family metalloprotease, which encodes MWEQIRSNKIKSVWLVAGIGALLLGFGYLIGEIFFESGIAGIVLASIVWLIMNLIAFFQGDQVFLSVSKAKKLERKDHPQLFNIVEEMKIASGLPKMPDIYIIDDPAPNAFATGRDPNKAAIAVTSGLLQRLNRDELQGVIAHEIGHIVNRDVLLMVISGITMGAIVLLADLALIYLILGGAGGGRRSSSSGGGGQAQIIILVVGIALIILAPIIARLLYFAMSRRREYLADASSALYTRYPEGLASALEKISSSTKKLSSANRVTAPMYIINPLHKPGVKASDLTSTHPPTSERIRVLRSMGGGASFADYDRVFREVHKGGGGIIPSATLAGAAGLVEARGAPVEEKRPEKVERLERTREVSDLLENLNQYTALACNCGAKFRVPPDFKGKSIRCPRCGIINSIPGR